Proteins found in one Triticum aestivum cultivar Chinese Spring chromosome 4D, IWGSC CS RefSeq v2.1, whole genome shotgun sequence genomic segment:
- the LOC123097110 gene encoding probable serine/threonine-protein kinase At1g54610, producing the protein MGCVHGRPSAVPTPDRPPPEPKPEQAPPQEGDKGDQPAPVPAPAEKPARKERRSRSSRSVAEARLGGSFANRARGEQVAAGWPAWLSAVAGEAIDGWTPRRADSFEKIDKIGQGTYSNVYKARDTVSGKIVALKKVRFDNLEPESVRFMAREILILRRLDHPSVIKIDGLVTSRMSCSLYLVFEYMEHDLAGLVASPDIKFTEPQVKCYMNQLLSGLEHCHDRGVLHRDIKGSNLLLDNNGMLKIADFGLASFFDPSRKQPMTSRVVTLWYRPPELLLGATDYGVGVDLWSAGCILAELLAGRPIMPGRTEVEQLHKIFKLCGSPTEEYWKKSKLPHATIFKPQQPYKRRITDTFKDFPQSALRLIETLLAIDPADRLTASSALRSDFFTTEPYACEPSSLPKYPPSKEMDAKRRDEEARRSRAAGGRPNGDGASKARTRDRPRGAAAPEANAELQVNIDKRRIASHANAKSKSEKFPPPHQDGAVGFPLGSSNQMDPLYEPPDPTSFSTVFSHEKSSVPTWSGPLVNSSAVGNQKRKHKSSRSSKQPSTARAR; encoded by the exons ATGGGCTGCGTCCACGGCCGCCCCTCCGCCGTTCCTACTCCCGACCGCCCGCCTCCCGAGCCGAAGCCCGAGCAGGCGCCGCCGCAAGAGGGCGACAAGGGCGACCAGCCTGCCCCAGTCCCGGCCCCGGCCGAGAAGCCCGCCAGGAAGGAGAGGCGGTCCCGGTCGTCGCGCTCGGTGGCCGAGGCCCGTCTCGGCGGCAGCTTTGCCAACAGGGCACGCGGGGagcaggtcgccgccggctggcCCGCCTGGCTCTCCGCCGTCGCGGGCGAGGCCATCGACGGCTGGACCCCGCGTCGCGCCGACTCTTTCGAGAAGATCGACAAG ATCGGGCAGGGCACGTACAGCAATGTGTACAAGGCGCGGGATACCGTGAGCGGCAAGATCGTGGCGCTCAAGAAGGTGCGCTtcgacaacctcgagcccgagaGCGTTCGCTTCATGGCCCGCGAGATCCTCATCCTCCGCCGCCTCGACCACCCCAGCGTCATCAAGATCGATGGCCTCGTCACCTCTCGCATGTCCTGCAGCCTCTACCTCGTCTTCGAGTACATGGAGCACGACCTCGCCGGGCTGGTCGCCAGCCCGGATATTAAGTTCACCGAGCCACAG GTTAAGTGCTATATGAACCAGCTGTTGTCGGGGCTGGAGCACTGCCATGACCGCGGGGTGCTGCACCGTGATATTAAGGGGTCGAATCTGCTTTTGGATAACAATGGCATGTTGAAGATTGCAGATTTTGGTCTGGCGTCATTCTTTGATCCGAGCCGTAAGCAACCGATGACAAGCAGGGTTGTGACACTATGGTACCGCCCACCAGAGTTGCTTTTGGGCGCGACCGATTATGGGGTGGGCGTGGACCTATGGAGCGCGGGATGTATACTCGCCGAGTTGTTGGCTGGGAGGCCTATTATGCCAGGCCGAACCGAG GTGGAACAGCTGCACAAAATTTTTAAGCTGTGTGGCTCCCCCACAGAAGAATATTGGAAAAAGTCGAAGTTGCCTCATGCAACGATATTTAAGCCTCAGCAGCCATACAAAAGACGAATAACGGATACATTCAAAGATTTTCCACAATCCGCACTGCGGTTGATTGAAACACTACTTGCCATTGACCCGGCTGATCGTTTGACAGCGTCCTCTGCATTAAGAAGTGAT TTCTTTACCACTGAACCTTATGCATGCGAACCATCGAGTCTCCCAAAATATCCCCCAAGCAAAGAAATGGATGCAAAGCGAAGAGATGAAGAAGCCAGACG TTCAAGAGCTGCTGGTGGTAGACCTAATGGTGATGGAGCTAGCAAGGCAAGGACACGTGACCGGCCCAGGGGAGCTGCAGCTCCAGAGGCAAATGCCGAGCTTCAAGTAAATATTGAT AAAAGGAGGATAGCAAGTCATGCAAATGCGAAAAGCAAGAGTGAAAAGTTTCCTCCCCCGCATCAGGATGGTGCAGTTGGTTTCCCTTTGGGTTCTTCAAATCAAATGGACCCACTGTATGAACCCCCAGACCCAACTTCCTTCAGCACTGTGTTTTCTCATGAGAAAAGCTCCGTGCCTACTTGGTCTGGACCATTGGTCAATTCTTCCGCAGTTGGGAACCAAAAGCGGAAACACAAGTCCAGCCGCTCATCAAAACAACCGTCCACTGCCCGTGCTCGGTAA